A region of the Gemmatimonadota bacterium genome:
GTCTTCGGCGTACAGGGTGGCGTCTCTGAGGTAAATTTCGTAGCCCTTCTCGCCGCTAAAGCCGGTTTGCGAAATCACGACTGGATGTCCGGCCACTTTCCCTTCCATCAAGCCATAAAACGGAATATCGCGCACGCGCTCGCCAAACAGATCGACCATCAATGCCTCGGACTTCGGCCCTTGAATCTGCACCGGTGCCACATCGATTTCGCCGATGGACACGTCGTAGCCCAGCCCCACGTTGACACCGCGCAACCACAGTTCCAGGTCGCTGTCTGCCAGCGAAAACCAGTACTCGTCCTCGGCGAGGCGCAACAGCACGGGGTCGTTGAGTATGCCGCCATCTTCGTTGCAGAGGATGACGTATTTGCCGTGCATCGGTTTGATGAGGGTGGCGTCGCGGGTGATGACGTAGTTGACAAAGGCGGCGGCGTCTGGCCCCTTTACCTGGATCTGGCGCTCGACTGCCACGTTCCACAGCGAGACGTGGTTGACCAGTGCGTCGTATTCGACCATAGCCCCGCCATCTTGCGGGCGCACATAGCCGCGCGGGTGATATATGCGGTTGTACACAGTGGCACGCCAGCACCCGACTTCCATTGACAGGTGCCAATACGGAGATTTGCGGACGCGGGTGGAAATGAGCATTTCCACCGGGGTCGCACCGGACTGGCGGAGATTAATGGGCACGCGCCGATCAGACTGATCCACGCTGGTGCATTGAGTAGCTGATCGAGGGCGGTTCATGGAAAATCTCCTTTTGATAATGCACCGGGGCCTCCGGCTGGCTATGGGGAAAAATGGCTTCGTGTCCTGTTTTTGTACAACCCCAAAATCCCCACCGCGATCAATACGCCCGCTGTTGGTCCCGCCATGTCCAATCCCAACCAGAATCCTTCTTTCCACTCTATGCTTTCAGTGCCAAACATTTCATCTACTACGACCACTTGCTGCTTGTTTTTCGTGAAGATCTGAGTGCCGTCTATTATCCACTTTGCACCTATACCTATCGCGAGTATAAATGCGATTACGCTGATGGTTTTCCACATGGGTTCTCCACACAGGTGTTAATAAAACACGTGCAATTGCAGCGCGTAGCGCGATGAGCGAAAGGTCTCTGTGTCTAGGATGCGATATTCGGGGCGCAATTCAATTTGCGGTGTTAGAAATATTTGTATGCCAAGTACAGCCTGCCGCGTCATCAGATCAACAGAGCGCGCTGATGCGCGGATGTGCGTTACTTCGCCGGTTTCTCCTCGTGCGAACAAAAGCAGTCCGGGTATTGCTTGAAGCGTGATATCGACCGAGGCGGTTTTTGCCTCGCGCACGCCTTTCTTATCGGATAGGACATATTCGGCCATGATGGCGATCTTGTCCTGTAATCCGACGCCTGCAAAGAGATTTGTCATCAAAAAGTCGCCGTTTTTGAGCCACGATCCTCCCAGATAAAAATTTATTCTTTGTTCGACCAATCTGGGCCACAATACTATGCGCCCCAGGTATGAGGGTTTATCGTGGTTTTCGATCAAGGAGGCGTCTTGTACGGTATTTTCAGAGAGTGCCCGGGCAGAATAAATGCCTGCGGTTAGCGATAGCCACAATTTTTTGTAATAGTGTACTTCTGCGCCGTATTCTGCGTAATTGGGCGCGATTAGCGATGTGGCTCCGGCAACGTCGGGCGTTTGCCGCACGAGCATGGTGTGGTCGTCATACCGCATGCCAATGGTTGGCTGAAAATGTCCGACGCGCAATGCGGGCCAGTTGTAATTGGGTTGATATATTGCCGATGCTGTCCACGCGCGCTGTCCCGCGTATTTTTCGGGACCAAAATTATAAGAGCCTTCGATTTTCAGGGCGTTTGAGGGGCGGACAACACTGTATAGGGCGACTTGCATGGGGAATACTTTGCGCTCGGCTTCTGGCGATGTATGAGATCGCGCCATTTGTCCGCGGAGATCCGCACCCATGAGTACCAGGCCATCGGCATAAGCGGTTTTGCCCGGCAAGACGTAATTGGGTGCGAGCAATCCCACGCCGTCCATCGAGTACTGTCCCAATTCGTCCCGCTGTGCCCCGCCCTGCGCGGTGATGTGACAGTTCACACACCGATTTGCAGTCAGCAATGCAAACTGCGATAGCGCATCCGCCTGCCCCACAGAGCACAGCAGGATTAACAGCCCGAATAATCTAAAATATGCGGTCTTGCCCATGTTATGCCTTTATTGTCTTTTTGTTTTGTGTTCATTCTTCCCCGCCACTTCTCCGCCAAAGGTCTGCCCATCTCCGGGGAGGCTGCCGCCGAAATTCACTGGTAGGCCGGTCAGGTCGCGCAGAAAGATCTGCAGGCGGATGATGTGTACATTGCCCGCTCCCATGCGCATGTTCAGGCCATTTATAACTTCTGGCGTGATAAAATCGATATTTTGTTGCAGAAAAGTGACCCCATCGAGATAATCTACAAAGGCGGCTTCAAATTCCTCGATGTGCAATCTGAGCAGATACGGATTTGTGGGACGCATGTCGTGCAAGGTAGATTGAATGGCGTGAATTCGCGCGATTATGTTGCTTAAAAATTGCCGCGACCAGTAGAGCGGGATCAAGTTATTAATGGTCTCGGTGGTTACGCCGCTGTATTCCCAGAGAAAGACGTCAATAGATGTAAAAACCCGGTGGATGTCGGCGACATAGGCATCGGCCTCATCCGCGGTGACGTGGTCATACGTTTCTTCAGCAGATGGTTCGGGCGCGGGTGTCACGGGATTGGATGAACCACATCCCGTGTACAACGCAAGCAGTGCAAAACACAAAAGCCATCGTTTCATAAAAGGTCTCCTGAGGCGCGTTAAAGCTGAGGGCTAGGTATCTCGCATCTTACCTCTTACCCATATAAAGCAGACGCCGTTTCTGATATCTTCTGGTATTGTTTAAAAAACGCGCGATTTCGTCGTCTGATAATGTGCGACGCGGTTTGGCGGGCACCCCGGCAACAAGTGTGCGCGGCTCGACCTCTGCTCCCTCTAATACCAGTGCGTGGGCAGCCACCAGCGCGGATTTACCCACTGCTGAGCCAGTCAATACAGTTGCTCCCATTCCGATGGTTACGCCCTGTTCTATTCGACAACCGTGCAAGATCGCATTGTGCCCCACGGTTACATTTTTGCCGACATTACAGGGATAACCCGGGTCGGTGTGCACGACAGTGCCGTCCTGAATATTTGAGCCTTCGCCGATTACAATGGGTTCAACATCGCCCCGAATCACGGCATTGAACCAGATGCTCGCGTGTGCTTCAATCACCACATCGCCAATGACAACAGCACCGGGCGCGATATAAACCGACGGGTCAATGTGAGGGGTTTTGTCCTTATAGGGCAAAATTGTCATTGGGTTATCTCCGATTGTCACCCTCAACAGGACCCAGTGTGAAGGTCTTGCCGCTTTGCGTGGCTCTGGCACCTGTTACCAGCCCGCTTACAAAACCAAAGATGCCAAAAATTGCAGCGGCCCAAATTGTCGTCTCTTTGACGTCGGCATTGGTCTGCCAGGCGGCAAGTGCCCCGGTCAATGCGCCCATTGCGGCGCCTCCAATTCCCTGTATAATTGCCCGTTCCATCGCAACTGAGCCGCGTTCTCCAAAGAAATGCACTTTGTGAATTTCATCTACAGTGACTTTTTGAACGCGCAGATCCGTCTCGATCAAAATGTTACTATCTTCATAGGCGGGCAAAAATTCGCCTTTGATTTGTTGCCCATTCTTCAGGGTGACCATTCCGGGAAAGCGCGTTTGTACTTGAAAACGCACCCTGCGTTCTTCAAAAGAAATGTCATCCTCGGTATATTGCGGATAGGTCTCGTCTATTTTGGAGGAGTCTGTCAGTGTGTATTCGCCCTTTACGATTTCATCGAAATGTTCGATGTATTCTCTCAAGCGGCGCAGATTATTTTCACTTTGCACATTCACCAGCCGCGTTTCAATGCGAGGGCCTGATCGATATTGAATTTTAATGGCGAGTTTGCCATTGTCTCGCTTCATAAATTCGGCAAATTGAAATCCCGCTACGCCCAGATGCAAGATCGGAAGATCTATTTTTTGAGTATAAACGGTTGCTCCCTGAAATAAAGCGTAGCGATTGCTTTCTTCCAAGTCGATTTGAGGACCCACCCGGGGACTTAACACGATGCGTGTGCCCGATACGCGCCGCACATCAACTATTTCCCATCCATCATCTTCCAATTCGTGAATTCCGCGGTCGTATTGCGTTTCCTTTTCGCTTTCGGCTGCCCGAACAGGGCAAATAGAAAAAAGTAAAAAGCTCATCGCAGTAATCAATGAAATCGATTTTTTAATCATGAAATTCTCCTCGCTCACCACAGATTGCCTCAAAAATGCCATCTAAAATATACGGGCGGTACTTGTGAAACCGCAGACGGGGGTGAAACCATGTGCCTTCAGGGTCTGATGTGCCGGGCACGGAAACCATGCTGGTCAGGTCGATTCTGGACAATGTCGCTTCCCCCAAAAACCATTCTGCAATTTGTCTGGCCGTGCGATTTGGCCGTCCATTTTCTATCGAAAT
Encoded here:
- a CDS encoding gamma carbonic anhydrase family protein; this translates as MTILPYKDKTPHIDPSVYIAPGAVVIGDVVIEAHASIWFNAVIRGDVEPIVIGEGSNIQDGTVVHTDPGYPCNVGKNVTVGHNAILHGCRIEQGVTIGMGATVLTGSAVGKSALVAAHALVLEGAEVEPRTLVAGVPAKPRRTLSDDEIARFLNNTRRYQKRRLLYMGKR
- a CDS encoding aminomethyl transferase family protein; translated protein: MNRPRSATQCTSVDQSDRRVPINLRQSGATPVEMLISTRVRKSPYWHLSMEVGCWRATVYNRIYHPRGYVRPQDGGAMVEYDALVNHVSLWNVAVERQIQVKGPDAAAFVNYVITRDATLIKPMHGKYVILCNEDGGILNDPVLLRLAEDEYWFSLADSDLELWLRGVNVGLGYDVSIGEIDVAPVQIQGPKSEALMVDLFGERVRDIPFYGLMEGKVAGHPVVISQTGFSGEKGYEIYLRDATLYAEDLWHTLLEIGERHQLMVIAPAHHRRIAAGILSWGQDMDQETLPFQCNLSYQVPRKKQASYIGKQKLNEVRAAIEAGKPPFRNVLVGITFGGMPVTDYAHDFWLISAAEGDDPVGYVTSPWFSPELETNIALAYVPWKMRATGTALRVHLPPEYGDCAVSAEVVEVPFRPSVNPNIREVAQRKGRDYVN